In Micromonospora purpureochromogenes, a single window of DNA contains:
- a CDS encoding DUF4328 domain-containing protein: MLCQTCGDATSPSFNECQNCYTPLGQPAVTPGLETHAVRGIGLAASIAVGVAAAFYLLSALAPVAGMVLARQAERDGDSDVLFGAMLFEVAVSLPFVVAYLTAAVLVIIWTWRARKNIDAFPGALPVLGQGWAIAGWLVPFANFVVPVRVVANIARDSLWRRSTPWLVVVWWAAWLVFSLGERLFSRKNDLEYAQLPETAVDHEDFQAYVDYYQGALGRNAIPAIACVVAAASFIVLIRKISAAQQDRIARATPAWPYAPGTPVPAGFAPGAFAPPQQQPQPVAAPAPQASADTPPASPQVPPVAGGTIGA; this comes from the coding sequence ATGCTCTGCCAGACCTGCGGGGACGCCACGTCCCCGAGCTTCAACGAGTGCCAGAACTGCTACACCCCTCTCGGGCAGCCGGCGGTCACGCCGGGGCTGGAGACCCACGCCGTGCGCGGCATCGGCCTGGCCGCCTCGATCGCGGTCGGTGTGGCCGCCGCGTTCTACCTGCTGTCCGCGCTCGCCCCGGTGGCCGGGATGGTGCTGGCGAGGCAGGCCGAGCGCGACGGCGACAGCGACGTGCTCTTCGGGGCGATGCTGTTCGAGGTCGCGGTGAGCCTGCCGTTCGTGGTGGCCTACCTGACCGCCGCCGTGCTGGTCATCATCTGGACCTGGCGGGCGCGCAAGAACATCGACGCCTTCCCCGGCGCGCTGCCCGTCCTCGGTCAGGGTTGGGCGATCGCCGGCTGGCTGGTGCCGTTCGCGAACTTCGTGGTGCCCGTCCGGGTGGTGGCCAACATCGCCCGGGACAGCCTCTGGCGCCGGAGCACCCCGTGGCTGGTCGTCGTCTGGTGGGCGGCGTGGCTGGTCTTCAGTCTCGGCGAGCGGCTGTTCAGCCGCAAGAACGACCTCGAGTACGCCCAGCTCCCGGAGACGGCCGTCGACCACGAGGACTTCCAGGCGTACGTGGACTACTACCAGGGCGCCCTCGGCCGCAACGCGATCCCGGCGATCGCCTGCGTGGTGGCCGCCGCGTCGTTCATCGTGCTGATCCGGAAGATCTCCGCCGCCCAGCAGGACCGGATCGCCCGCGCCACCCCGGCCTGGCCGTACGCCCCGGGGACCCCGGTGCCCGCCGGGTTCGCCCCCGGCGCGTTCGCCCCGCCGCAGCAGCAGCCGCAGCCGGTGGCCGCGCCCGCGCCGCAGGCCTCGGCCGACACGCCCCCGGCGTCGCCGCAGGTTCCCCCGGTGGCGGGTGGCACGATCGGGGCATGA
- the msrA gene encoding peptide-methionine (S)-S-oxide reductase MsrA — MFLRRMKAELPTPDQALPGRPIAMPIGDRHEVLPSTLKGPFPEGSQVAVFGMGCFWGAERLFWTLPGVITTSAGYAGGTTPNPTYEEVCSGMTGHAEAVQVVYDPAKISYEDLLKVFWENHDPTQGMRQGNDVGTQYRSAIYTTADEQLATAQASRDAFAPIVARAGKGEITTEIAPLGDYYFAEDYHQQYLAPTKNPNGYCNHGPNGLSCPVGVARTAG, encoded by the coding sequence GTGTTCCTTCGCCGTATGAAGGCCGAACTGCCCACCCCCGACCAGGCCCTGCCGGGTCGCCCGATCGCGATGCCGATCGGTGACCGGCACGAGGTGCTGCCGTCGACCCTGAAGGGTCCGTTCCCGGAGGGTTCCCAGGTCGCCGTCTTCGGCATGGGCTGTTTCTGGGGTGCGGAGCGGCTGTTCTGGACCCTGCCCGGGGTGATCACCACCTCCGCCGGCTACGCGGGTGGCACCACGCCGAACCCGACGTACGAGGAGGTCTGCTCGGGGATGACCGGGCACGCCGAGGCGGTCCAGGTGGTCTACGACCCCGCGAAGATCAGCTACGAGGACCTGCTCAAGGTCTTCTGGGAGAACCACGACCCGACCCAGGGCATGCGCCAGGGCAACGACGTGGGCACCCAGTACCGCTCGGCGATCTACACCACCGCCGACGAGCAGTTGGCCACCGCGCAGGCGTCCCGGGACGCGTTCGCGCCGATCGTGGCGCGGGCCGGCAAGGGCGAGATCACCACGGAGATCGCGCCGCTCGGTGACTACTACTTCGCCGAGGACTACCACCAGCAGTACCTCGCCCCGACGAAGAACCCGAACGGGTACTGCAACCACGGGCCGAACGGGCTGAGCTGCCCGGTCGGGGTGGCGCGCACCGCCGGCTGA
- a CDS encoding nucleotidyl transferase AbiEii/AbiGii toxin family protein: MDEAHQRLLRVGFAAGDDLGLVLAGGYALSAHNLLSRPSRDIDFATATALPLQAVAARLAEAYVGAGFRCRVIEAGNRMARLLVSGETTACEVDLLKEAIGPPAALSIGPVLAFDDAIGLKVRALHDRAAHRDYIDIHAANDRLRWPELEALGARHTVGFSLQELADRLGAIDELDDETFASYRHDREGRLRRPAGRWRRA, from the coding sequence ATGGATGAGGCGCACCAGCGGCTGCTGCGTGTCGGCTTTGCAGCCGGCGACGATCTCGGGCTGGTGCTCGCGGGCGGTTACGCGTTGTCGGCGCACAACCTGCTCAGCCGACCGTCCAGGGACATCGATTTCGCGACCGCGACGGCCCTACCGCTACAGGCGGTGGCGGCTCGGCTGGCGGAGGCCTACGTCGGGGCCGGGTTCCGCTGCCGCGTCATCGAGGCCGGCAACCGGATGGCTCGGCTGTTGGTGTCCGGCGAGACGACGGCGTGCGAGGTGGACCTGTTGAAGGAGGCGATCGGTCCACCGGCGGCCCTGAGCATCGGGCCGGTCCTCGCCTTCGACGACGCGATCGGCCTCAAGGTCAGGGCGCTGCACGACCGGGCCGCTCACCGCGACTACATCGACATCCACGCCGCCAACGACCGGCTGCGCTGGCCCGAGCTGGAGGCGCTGGGCGCCCGGCACACGGTCGGCTTCTCTCTGCAGGAGCTGGCCGACCGGCTGGGCGCCATCGACGAACTGGACGACGAGACCTTTGCGTCGTATCGCCATGACCGGGAAGGCAGGCTCCGGCGGCCGGCGGGCCGCTGGCGCAGGGCCTAG
- a CDS encoding cystathionine gamma-synthase — protein MSHGFETLAIHAGQDPEARTGAVIPPIYQTSTYAQDAVGAPRHGYEYSRSGNPTRDALQECLAALEGGPVALAFASGLAAEDTLLRTVCKPGDHVVIPDDAYGGTYRLFARVAERWGLDYTPAKVSDTDAVRAAMRATTKIVWVETPTNPLLGIADIATLAAVAHDAGALLAVDNTFASPYLQQPIAHGADVVVHSTTKYIGGHSDVVGGALIAADAGLGDELRYHQNAMGAINGPFDAWLTLRGIKTLGVRMDRHCDNAERIAAYLDGHAKVAEVIYPGLPSHAGHEVAAKQMRRFGGMISFRASGGEEHAVEICNRAKLFVLAESLGGVESLIEHPGRMTHASAAGSPLEVPGDLVRLSVGIETVDDLLADLEQALG, from the coding sequence ATGAGTCACGGCTTCGAGACGCTCGCCATCCACGCCGGCCAGGACCCCGAGGCCCGCACCGGCGCGGTGATCCCACCGATCTACCAGACCAGCACCTACGCCCAGGACGCCGTCGGCGCGCCTCGGCACGGCTACGAGTACAGCCGCTCCGGCAACCCCACCCGGGACGCGCTCCAGGAGTGCCTCGCCGCCCTGGAGGGCGGCCCGGTGGCACTCGCCTTCGCCAGCGGCCTGGCCGCCGAGGACACCCTGCTGCGCACCGTCTGCAAGCCGGGGGACCACGTGGTGATCCCGGACGACGCGTACGGCGGCACCTACCGGCTCTTCGCCCGGGTCGCCGAGCGCTGGGGGCTGGACTACACCCCGGCCAAGGTCTCCGACACCGACGCCGTGCGGGCCGCCATGCGCGCCACCACGAAGATCGTCTGGGTGGAGACGCCGACCAACCCGCTGCTCGGCATCGCCGACATCGCCACCCTGGCCGCCGTCGCGCACGACGCCGGGGCGCTGCTGGCGGTCGACAACACCTTCGCCTCGCCGTACCTGCAGCAGCCGATCGCGCACGGCGCGGACGTGGTGGTCCACTCGACCACCAAGTACATCGGTGGACACTCCGACGTGGTGGGTGGCGCGCTGATCGCCGCCGACGCCGGCCTCGGCGACGAGCTGCGCTACCACCAGAACGCGATGGGCGCGATCAACGGGCCCTTCGACGCCTGGCTGACCCTGCGCGGCATCAAGACCCTCGGGGTACGCATGGACCGGCACTGCGACAACGCCGAGCGGATCGCCGCGTACCTGGACGGGCACGCCAAGGTCGCCGAGGTGATCTACCCGGGCCTGCCCTCGCACGCCGGTCACGAGGTGGCCGCGAAGCAGATGCGCCGGTTCGGCGGCATGATCTCCTTCCGCGCCTCGGGCGGCGAGGAGCACGCCGTGGAGATCTGCAACCGGGCCAAGCTCTTCGTGCTCGCCGAGTCGCTGGGCGGCGTCGAGTCCCTGATCGAGCACCCGGGCCGGATGACACATGCAAGTGCTGCCGGCTCGCCGCTTGAAGTTCCCGGCGATCTCGTGCGACTGTCTGTCGGCATCGAGACGGTCGACGACCTGCTCGCCGATCTGGAGCAGGCGCTGGGCTGA
- a CDS encoding amidase, with translation MAVQDIMPTWVGATAKQIARGVRRGDVSATQVVADHLDHIARVDADLAAFRTVRGGEAITEAEKVDEQEDLANLPLAGVPVAVKENTAVAGVPTWNGSAAVRTGIAEADHEVVRRLRGAGAVILGVTRMPELGLWALTDDESGITRNPWDTRRTPGGSSGGAAAAVAAGLVPIAHGNDGLGSIRIPAACCGLVGLKPGRGVIPTQLGAEDWFGLTEHGMLTTTVADAAVGFQVLAGRRADKLVPPPRLRVGVSLRSPVRGVSPDAPNRDAVAAAGRLLAAAGHDTVPADPVYPTALGLQGIATWFAAAATEVRAAGIARRDLQRRSRRHVALGEWAQRRGYVREADRAAWRERSINFFTDHSVDLLLTPALAGPPPEAAAWSARSWVANMKANIRYAPYAAPWNIAGLPAIVVPVGRRPDGLPVGAQLIGPPGSELLLLSVAGQFEMQAPWSRHAPGYPRVGTGSPAAA, from the coding sequence GTGGCCGTGCAGGACATCATGCCGACCTGGGTCGGAGCGACCGCCAAGCAAATCGCCCGGGGCGTACGCCGGGGCGATGTCTCGGCCACCCAGGTCGTCGCCGACCACCTGGACCACATCGCCCGGGTCGACGCCGACCTCGCCGCGTTCCGCACGGTACGCGGCGGGGAGGCGATCACCGAGGCGGAGAAGGTCGACGAGCAGGAGGACCTGGCCAACCTTCCGCTGGCCGGGGTGCCGGTGGCGGTGAAGGAGAACACCGCCGTCGCCGGCGTACCCACCTGGAACGGCTCGGCCGCCGTGCGTACCGGCATCGCGGAGGCCGACCACGAGGTGGTCCGGCGGTTGCGCGGCGCCGGCGCGGTGATCCTCGGGGTGACCCGGATGCCGGAGCTGGGCCTCTGGGCCCTCACCGACGACGAGTCCGGGATCACCCGCAACCCGTGGGACACCCGCCGCACCCCCGGCGGCTCCTCCGGCGGCGCCGCCGCCGCGGTGGCCGCCGGGCTGGTGCCGATCGCGCACGGCAACGACGGGCTCGGCTCGATCCGGATCCCGGCGGCCTGCTGCGGCCTGGTCGGCCTGAAGCCGGGCCGGGGCGTGATCCCCACCCAGCTCGGCGCGGAGGACTGGTTCGGCCTCACCGAGCACGGGATGCTCACCACCACGGTGGCGGACGCCGCGGTCGGCTTCCAGGTACTCGCCGGGCGCCGGGCCGACAAGCTGGTCCCGCCGCCGCGGCTGCGGGTCGGCGTCTCGCTGCGCTCCCCGGTGCGCGGGGTCTCGCCGGACGCCCCCAACCGGGACGCGGTGGCAGCCGCCGGCCGGCTGCTCGCCGCCGCCGGCCACGACACCGTCCCCGCCGACCCGGTCTACCCGACCGCGCTCGGTCTCCAGGGCATCGCGACCTGGTTCGCCGCGGCCGCCACCGAGGTGCGCGCCGCCGGGATCGCCCGGCGTGACCTCCAGCGGCGCAGCCGCCGGCACGTCGCGCTCGGCGAGTGGGCGCAGCGACGGGGGTACGTCCGGGAGGCCGACCGGGCCGCCTGGCGCGAACGCTCGATCAACTTCTTCACCGACCACTCGGTCGACCTGCTGCTCACCCCGGCGCTGGCCGGCCCGCCGCCGGAGGCCGCCGCCTGGTCCGCCCGGTCGTGGGTGGCCAACATGAAGGCCAACATCCGGTACGCCCCGTACGCGGCGCCCTGGAACATCGCCGGCCTGCCGGCCATCGTGGTGCCGGTCGGCCGGCGCCCCGACGGCCTGCCCGTCGGCGCGCAGCTGATCGGTCCGCCCGGCTCGGAGCTGCTGCTGCTCTCCGTCGCCGGGCAGTTCGAGATGCAGGCGCCGTGGTCCCGGCACGCCCCCGGCTATCCGCGGGTCGGAACGGGGTCGCCGGCCGCCGCATGA
- a CDS encoding HIT family protein, producing the protein MNGCLFCGIVAGEVPAFRVADEPDGVAFLDTRPVFKGHVLVVPRSHLISLSDLPAGALPGYFRLVQRLAVAVETGLGAGGTFVAMNNKVSQSVPHLHTHVVPRTKGDGLRGFFWPRTRYADDTEAQGYADRVAAAL; encoded by the coding sequence GTGAACGGGTGCTTGTTCTGCGGGATTGTGGCGGGCGAGGTGCCCGCGTTCCGGGTGGCCGACGAGCCGGACGGCGTCGCCTTCCTGGACACCCGACCGGTGTTCAAGGGCCACGTGCTGGTGGTGCCGCGCAGCCACCTGATCAGCCTCTCCGATCTGCCGGCGGGCGCGCTGCCCGGCTACTTCCGCCTGGTGCAACGCCTCGCGGTGGCGGTCGAGACCGGGCTCGGGGCCGGTGGGACGTTCGTGGCGATGAACAACAAGGTGTCCCAGTCCGTCCCGCACCTGCACACCCACGTGGTGCCCCGGACGAAGGGCGACGGCCTGCGCGGCTTCTTCTGGCCGCGTACCCGCTACGCCGACGACACCGAGGCGCAGGGGTACGCCGACCGGGTCGCCGCCGCCCTGTGA